A window from Vulpes vulpes isolate BD-2025 chromosome 9, VulVul3, whole genome shotgun sequence encodes these proteins:
- the LOC112908137 gene encoding olfactory receptor-like protein OLF4, translated as MEPGNDTQISEFLLLGLLEEPELQPLLFGLFLSMYLITVFGNLLIILAVGSDSHLHTPMYFFLANLSFVDICFTSTTIPKMLQNTQTQSKVITYKGCITQIYFLIVFAVLDVLLLSVMAYDRYVAICYPLHYTVIMNPQLCGLLVLVSWIMCILNSLLQSLMMLRLSFCTHFQIPHFFCELNQMIQLACSDTFLNNLVMYFAAVLLAGGPFIGILYSYSKIVSSILGISSAQGKYKAFSTCASHLLVVCLFYCTMLGVYLSSAATHSSHSSAVASVMYTVITPMLNPFIYSLRNRDRKRALKAFFVKETPHGQLSKD; from the coding sequence ATGGAACCAGGAAATGATACACAAATTTCAGAATTCCTTCTTCTGGGATTATTAGAAGAACCAGAACTGCAGCCCCTCCTATTTGGGCTTTTCCTCTCCATGTACCTCATCACTGTCTTTGGAAACTTGCTCATCATCTTGGCTGTTGGTTCTGACTCTCACCTCCACACCCCTatgtacttcttccttgccaaccTGTCTTTTGTAGACATCTGTTTCACTTCCACCACAATCCCTAAGATGCTTCAGAACACCCAGACTCAGAGCAAAGTCATCACCTATAAGGGTTGCATtacacagatttattttctcatagtcttTGCCGTGTTGGATGTCCTTCTCCTGAGTGtaatggcctatgaccgctatgtggccatctgttaCCCTCTGCACTACACGGTCATCATGAATCCCCAGCTCTGTGGTCTGCTTGTTCTGGTGTCCTGGATCATGTGTATCTTGAACTCCTTGTTACAAAGTTTAATGATGTTGCGGCTTTCCTTCTGTACACACTTCCAAATCCCCCACTTTTTCTGTGAACTCAATCAGATGATCCAACTTGCCTGTTCTGACACCTTTCTTAATAACTTGGTGATGTATTTTGCAGCTGTCTTGCTGGCTGGTGGTCCCTTCATTGGGATTCTTTACTCTTACTCTAAGATAGTTTCCTCCATACTTGGGATCTCATCAGCTCAGGGAAAGTATAAAGCATTTTCCACTTGTGCATCCCACCTCTTGGttgtctgtttattttattgtacGATGCTTGGTGTGTACCTTAGCTCTGCTGCTACCCACAGCTCTCACTCAAGTGCAGTGGCCTCAGTGATGTACACAGTGATCACACCCATGCTGAATCCCTTCATCTACAGCCTGaggaacagagacagaaagagggctCTGAAAGCATTCTTTGTGAAGGAGACTCCACATGGCCAATTGTCAAAAGACTGA